The Pelagibius sp. CAU 1746 genomic sequence TGGCGTCGAAGGCGCGGGCCTTGGTGATCAGATAGGCGACCGTGGCCGGCTCGACCTCCAGGGGGATGACCACGGGTTCCGCATCAACCGTCTTCGGTCCTGCCATGGGGTTCACTCCTTGAAACGTCACTCCACTTGGGTGGAAGCTTAGGCGCTCGGGCGAAGCTTGAACATTGACCTAAAGCAATTCACCGGCAAGCCGGACTCGCGGGGTTTTTGGGGCGCTTGCCCCCCATGCTTGACCGCGCGTCCAGCGCCGGGCAGGCTCTCGCGCCATGACCAAATCCCTAAACGCTGCGCGGCAGGACTACATGGCCGCGGCCCTGGCGGAAGCCCGCCTGGCGGCGGCGGGCGGCGAGGTGCCGGTGGGCGCCGTCCTGGTGGATGCGGCCAGCGGCGAGGTTCTGGCCCGCGCCCACAACCGGGTGGAGCGCGACGCCGATCCCACCGCCCACGCGGAAATGCTGGCCATCCGCGCCGCCGCCGCCGATCTCGGAGCCAAGCGCCTGACCGGGGCCGACCTCTACGTGACGCTGGAGCCCTGTCCCATGTGCGCGACGGCGATCTCCTTCGCCCGCCTGCGCCGCGTGGTCTTCGGGGCCTACGACCCCAAGGGCGGCGGCGTCGACCACGGCCCGCGTATCTTTGAGCAGCCGACCTGCCACCACCGCCCGGAGGTGGTCGGCGGCGTGCAGGAGCAGGCTTGCGGCGCCCTGCTGCAGGACTTCTTCCGTGAGCGCCGCTGAGATCTATATGTGAATGAGGACGGCAGGCAGAGAACGGCATTAAAAGGATTGGGGGCGTCATGACGGCGAAAGACACCAGCTCCATCACAGGCTACCACGCCCACGTCTACTACGACGCCGCCAGCAAGCCGGCCGCCGAGGTGCTGCGCGCGGCCATCGAGGAACGCTTCGAGGTGCGCCTGGGGCGCTGGCACGACCGTCCGGTGGGCCCGCATCCGCAGTGGAGCTACCAGATCGCTTTCACGCCGGCGCTCTTCGCCGAGTTGGTGCCCTGGCTGGCGCTCAATCGCGGCGGCCTGACGGTCTTCGTCCATCCTGAGACCGGCGAGGCCCTGCCCGACCACCGCGACCACGCGATCTGGCTCGGCGAGAAGGCCGAGCTCGACTTCGACGCCCTGAAATAGCGGGGCCTCGCCTCGTCCTTCGAGACGCCGCCTGACGGCGGCTCCTCAGGATGAGGCAGGCAAAACCTCACCTCACGCTGAGGAGGCTGCGCAGCAGCCGTCTCGAAGCATGTGGCAGCCCCACACAGCTATGCCGCCGGGGCGGCCTGGAAATGATCCCACACCGTCCACAGGCCGATGGCGACGAAGCCGAGGCCGGCCAGCAGCTTCAGCGGCAGCATGGTCAGCCAGCGCTCCGCGGCGACGCCCAGCGCGACCGCCAGGGCCGTCGAGCAGACCAGCGCGGCGGCGGCGGCCAGGAAGACCAGCAGCGGCGAGGACTCCCGCTCGGCGGCGAAGAGAATGGTCGCGAGCTGGGTCTTGTCGCCCAGTTCGGCCAGAAAGACGGTGGTGAAGATGACGAGGATTTCGCTCATTGTTTTTCGATCTCTCCGGAGCCGGCATCCCACTATGACGCGCCGTGCGGGCCGGCTCCTGCTGCCCCACGGAACGTCATAGGTCTCGCCAAATCCAAAGGATCCGCCCGCACCATGGCCCTTGGGACAGCGTCCCGGCGCCAAGTCTGTTGATACGGGCCCCCGTTTGAGCCGGGGCGGCTACTCCCCTACGAACGGGCCGGTAATAGGCGATCCGAGCGGCGGTGGCAAGAGGCCGCGTCAGGGTTAACGGGCGCGCGGTCCGGCGGCTCAAATCCGCCGCTCTTGATTATCCGGCGGGCATCCCAACTTTTCCCTTGCATTGAGGCGCTAAAAAACCGACAACGCGCGCCTCAGTTTTTAGCTGGGTCAATCTACTGGTTGCGTTGGAGGACCGAT encodes the following:
- a CDS encoding DOPA 4,5-dioxygenase family protein, which encodes MTAKDTSSITGYHAHVYYDAASKPAAEVLRAAIEERFEVRLGRWHDRPVGPHPQWSYQIAFTPALFAELVPWLALNRGGLTVFVHPETGEALPDHRDHAIWLGEKAELDFDALK
- a CDS encoding nucleoside deaminase translates to MTKSLNAARQDYMAAALAEARLAAAGGEVPVGAVLVDAASGEVLARAHNRVERDADPTAHAEMLAIRAAAADLGAKRLTGADLYVTLEPCPMCATAISFARLRRVVFGAYDPKGGGVDHGPRIFEQPTCHHRPEVVGGVQEQACGALLQDFFRERR
- a CDS encoding TMEM165/GDT1 family protein; this encodes MSEILVIFTTVFLAELGDKTQLATILFAAERESSPLLVFLAAAAALVCSTALAVALGVAAERWLTMLPLKLLAGLGFVAIGLWTVWDHFQAAPAA